The proteins below are encoded in one region of Saccopteryx leptura isolate mSacLep1 chromosome 1, mSacLep1_pri_phased_curated, whole genome shotgun sequence:
- the OCEL1 gene encoding occludin/ELL domain-containing protein 1 isoform X4, with the protein MPTRAPTHTHGSQVDLRTHPPGLGPPHIGFKTSVLQPLYQPQPGDHSTRPKKIVFEDELPYQTILGTKKPVGYIPRGHMPRPQPVPDYELKYPAVSSERERSCYVAVFQDQYAEFLELQQELSSAQAKLQQLEALLTSLPLPRSQKEAQVATRVWREFEKKRMKEK; encoded by the exons ATGCCCACCCGGGCCCCCACGCACACCCACGGCTCCCAGGTGGACTTGCGGACCCACCCCCCTGGCCTGGGGCCCCCG CATATAGGCTTTAAAACCAGCGTCCTCCAACCTTTGTACCAACCGCAGCCTGGAGATCACAGTACAAGGCCCAAAAAGATTGTATTTGAGGATGAACTGCCCTACCAGACCATCCTGGGCACCAAGAAGCCTGTTGGATACATCCCTAGGGGGCATATGCCTAGGCCCCAACCAGTGCCCGACTATGAGCT taagTACCCAGCGGTGAGCAGTGAGAGGGAGCGGAGCTGCTATGTTGCAGTGTTCCAGGACCAGTATGCAGAGTTCTTGGAGCTCCAGCAGGAGTTGAGTTCTGCACAGGCAAAGCTCCAGCAGCTGGAGGCCCTGCTGACCTCACTGCCCCTGCCCCgaagccag AAGGAGGCTCAAGTAGCCACCCGTGTCTGGAGGGAatttgagaagaagagaatg aaagaaaagtaa
- the OCEL1 gene encoding occludin/ELL domain-containing protein 1 isoform X3, with protein sequence MPTRAPTHTHGSQVDLRTHPPGLGPPHIGFKTSVLQPLYQPQPGDHSTRPKKIVFEDELPYQTILGTKKPVGYIPRGHMPRPQPVPDYELKYPAVSSERERSCYVAVFQDQYAEFLELQQELSSAQAKLQQLEALLTSLPLPRSQKEAQVATRVWREFEKKRMCPISQKEK encoded by the exons ATGCCCACCCGGGCCCCCACGCACACCCACGGCTCCCAGGTGGACTTGCGGACCCACCCCCCTGGCCTGGGGCCCCCG CATATAGGCTTTAAAACCAGCGTCCTCCAACCTTTGTACCAACCGCAGCCTGGAGATCACAGTACAAGGCCCAAAAAGATTGTATTTGAGGATGAACTGCCCTACCAGACCATCCTGGGCACCAAGAAGCCTGTTGGATACATCCCTAGGGGGCATATGCCTAGGCCCCAACCAGTGCCCGACTATGAGCT taagTACCCAGCGGTGAGCAGTGAGAGGGAGCGGAGCTGCTATGTTGCAGTGTTCCAGGACCAGTATGCAGAGTTCTTGGAGCTCCAGCAGGAGTTGAGTTCTGCACAGGCAAAGCTCCAGCAGCTGGAGGCCCTGCTGACCTCACTGCCCCTGCCCCgaagccag AAGGAGGCTCAAGTAGCCACCCGTGTCTGGAGGGAatttgagaagaagagaatg TGCCCAAtttcacagaaagaaaagtaa
- the NR2F6 gene encoding nuclear receptor subfamily 2 group F member 6 translates to MAMVTGGWGGPGSGGDTNGVDKAGSYPRTAEEDSASPPGAASDVEPGDEERPGLQVDCVVCGDKSSGKHYGVFTCEGCKSFFKRSIRRNLSYTCRSNRDCQIDQHHRNQCQYCRLKKCFRVGMRKEAVQRGRIPHSLPGTVAASSGSPPGSVLAAALAGGDLFSGQPVSELIVQLLRAEPYPAAAGRFGAGGGSSGAVLGIDNVCELAARLLFSTVEWARHAPFFPDLPVADQVALLRLSWSELFVLNAAQAALPLHTAPLLAAAGLHAAPMAAERAVAFMDQVRAFQEQVDKLGRLQVDSAEYGCLKAIALFTPDACGLSDPAHVESLQEKAQVALTEYVRAQYPSQPQRFGRLLLRLPALRAVPASLISQLFFMRLVGKTPIETLIRDMLLSGSTFNWPYGSGQ, encoded by the exons ATGGCCATGGTGACCGGCGGCTGGGGCGGCCCCGGCAGCGGCGGCGACACGAACGGTGTGGACAAGGCGGGCAGCTACCCGCGCACCGCCGAGGAAGACTCGGCCTCACCCCCTGGCGCCGCCAGCGACGTGGAGCCAGGCGACGAGGAGCGGCCAGGGCTGCAGGTGGACTGCGTGGTATGCGGGGACAAGTCGAGCGGCAAGCACTACGGCGTCTTCACCTGCGAGggctgcaagagcttcttcaagCGGAGCATCCGCCGCAACCTCAGCTACACCTGCCG GTCCAATCGTGACTGCCAGATTGACCAGCATCATCGGAACCAGTGCCAATACTGCCGCCTCAAGAAGTGCTTCCGGGTGGGCATGAGGAAAGAAG CGGTCCAACGTGGCCGCATCCCACACTCGCTACCAGGCACTGTGGCTGCCTCCTCTGGCAGTCCCCCAGGCTCGGTGTTGGCTGCAGCATTGGCTGGCGGGGACCTCTTCTCGGGGCAACCTGTGTCGGAGCTGATTGTGCAGCTGCTGCGTGCGGAGCCCTACCCCGCAGCAGCCGGGCGCTTTGGTGCGGGCGGCGGTTCATCAGGAGCAGTGCTGGGAATCGACAATGTGTGTGAGCTGGCAGCACGCCTGCTGTTCAGCACAGTGGAATGGGCTCGCCACGCGCCCTTCTTCCCTGACCTGCCAGTGGCCGACCAGGTGGCGCTGCTGCGTCTGAGCTGGAGTGAGCTGTTTGTGTTGAACGCAGCACAGGCAGCACTGCCCCTGCACACGGCACCGCTGCTGGCCGCAGCTGGTCTGCATGCCGCACCCATGGCCGCTGAGCGTGCCGTGGCCTTCATGGATCAGGTGCGCGCCTTCCAGGAGCAGGTAGACAAGCTGGGCCGCCTGCAGGTCGACTCAGCTGAGTATGGCTGCCTCAAGGCCATCGCATTATTCACACCTG ATGCCTGTGGCCTTTCAGACCCAGCACACGTGGAGAGCCTACAGGAAAAGGCGCAGGTGGCCCTCACTGAGTATGTGCGGGCCCAGTACCCGTCCCAGCCCCAGCGCTTTGGGCGCCTGCTGCTACGCCTCCCTGCCCTGCGTGCCGTCCCTGCCTCCCTTATCTCCCAGCTGTTCTTCATGCGCCTGGTGGGCAAGACACCCATCGAGACGCTGATCCGAGACATGCTACTGTCTGGAAGTACCTTCAACTGGCCCTatggctcaggccagtga
- the OCEL1 gene encoding occludin/ELL domain-containing protein 1 isoform X1: MPTRAPTHTHGSQVDLRTHPPGLGPPHIGFKTSVLQPLYQPQPGDHSTRPKKIVFEDELPYQTILGTKKPVGYIPRGHMPRPQPVPDYELKYPAVSSERERSCYVAVFQDQYAEFLELQQELSSAQAKLQQLEALLTSLPLPRSQKEAQVATRVWREFEKKRMDPSFLDKQARCHYLKSKLKHLKAEIQKFDNRGDSEGSVYF, encoded by the exons ATGCCCACCCGGGCCCCCACGCACACCCACGGCTCCCAGGTGGACTTGCGGACCCACCCCCCTGGCCTGGGGCCCCCG CATATAGGCTTTAAAACCAGCGTCCTCCAACCTTTGTACCAACCGCAGCCTGGAGATCACAGTACAAGGCCCAAAAAGATTGTATTTGAGGATGAACTGCCCTACCAGACCATCCTGGGCACCAAGAAGCCTGTTGGATACATCCCTAGGGGGCATATGCCTAGGCCCCAACCAGTGCCCGACTATGAGCT taagTACCCAGCGGTGAGCAGTGAGAGGGAGCGGAGCTGCTATGTTGCAGTGTTCCAGGACCAGTATGCAGAGTTCTTGGAGCTCCAGCAGGAGTTGAGTTCTGCACAGGCAAAGCTCCAGCAGCTGGAGGCCCTGCTGACCTCACTGCCCCTGCCCCgaagccag AAGGAGGCTCAAGTAGCCACCCGTGTCTGGAGGGAatttgagaagaagagaatg GACCCCAGCTTTCTGGACAAGCAGGCTCGCTGCCACTACCTGAAGAGCAAACTAAAACACCTCAAGGCAGAGATCCAGAAATTCGACAACCGAGGAGACAGCGAGGGCTCTGTGTACTTCTGA
- the OCEL1 gene encoding occludin/ELL domain-containing protein 1 isoform X2: protein MPTRAPTHTHGSQVDLRTHPPGLGPPPGDHSTRPKKIVFEDELPYQTILGTKKPVGYIPRGHMPRPQPVPDYELKYPAVSSERERSCYVAVFQDQYAEFLELQQELSSAQAKLQQLEALLTSLPLPRSQKEAQVATRVWREFEKKRMDPSFLDKQARCHYLKSKLKHLKAEIQKFDNRGDSEGSVYF from the exons ATGCCCACCCGGGCCCCCACGCACACCCACGGCTCCCAGGTGGACTTGCGGACCCACCCCCCTGGCCTGGGGCCCCCG CCTGGAGATCACAGTACAAGGCCCAAAAAGATTGTATTTGAGGATGAACTGCCCTACCAGACCATCCTGGGCACCAAGAAGCCTGTTGGATACATCCCTAGGGGGCATATGCCTAGGCCCCAACCAGTGCCCGACTATGAGCT taagTACCCAGCGGTGAGCAGTGAGAGGGAGCGGAGCTGCTATGTTGCAGTGTTCCAGGACCAGTATGCAGAGTTCTTGGAGCTCCAGCAGGAGTTGAGTTCTGCACAGGCAAAGCTCCAGCAGCTGGAGGCCCTGCTGACCTCACTGCCCCTGCCCCgaagccag AAGGAGGCTCAAGTAGCCACCCGTGTCTGGAGGGAatttgagaagaagagaatg GACCCCAGCTTTCTGGACAAGCAGGCTCGCTGCCACTACCTGAAGAGCAAACTAAAACACCTCAAGGCAGAGATCCAGAAATTCGACAACCGAGGAGACAGCGAGGGCTCTGTGTACTTCTGA